One segment of Schistocerca nitens isolate TAMUIC-IGC-003100 chromosome 3, iqSchNite1.1, whole genome shotgun sequence DNA contains the following:
- the LOC126249588 gene encoding dynein light chain Tctex-type 5-B-like produces MSTYQLAPRRPFNIELVIKILHEVMETHLSTVKYEPAACPQLCAHITRNVREKVKAMNFDRYKIVVTCSIFQKENQGLHVGLRCLWDPQHDNYVSESYETTQFIALTCVYGIYHD; encoded by the exons ATGTCTACATATCAGTTGGCTCCACGACGCCCTTTCAACATTGAACTGGTGATAAAAATTCTCCATGAGGTCATGGAGACCCACCTATCCACAGTAAAGTATGAGCCTGCTGCCTGTCCACAGCTCTGTGCCCACATCACAAGGAATGTCAGGGAGAAAGTGAAGGCCATGAATTTTGACAG GTATAAAATAGTTGTAACATGCAGCATCTTCCAAAAGGAAAATCAAGGCCTGCATGTTGGACTTCGATGCTTATGGGATCCACAGCATGACAACTATGTTTCTGAATCATATGAAACAACACAGTTCATTGCTTTGACATGTGTGTATGGCATCTACCATGATTAA